From the Salvelinus alpinus chromosome 32, SLU_Salpinus.1, whole genome shotgun sequence genome, one window contains:
- the LOC139562202 gene encoding prominin-1-A-like: protein MGAYRRVWRLGGCVGAVLAWIGALFLDSSLAQPPADSCPTGVTPSNLSQPQYQSVPGADTGFMSGVVQSFLHTVQPNPFPKDLLLNLLEGNDNDDKTIKEVLLYEVGFLVCAAIGIVYIILMPLVGFCLACCRCCGHCGGHMYQKQTKAVHCHRRGFYWATLLTTLVILSGNICMFFSNQVLNGSVENSSVELNNTLDNLQTYLTAVPQQIDSVLMESNETVDEVTRSLNNIGNLLGKEIQRRLEGPLKPSLQSVRDIANVVNSTSVLLVRLDSTLTQFQSDVSVVQANVSSVRDRINSTLRNPNCTACSTHQSELQKLTFATTIAVPSLRELQSAVNNVTKADLNSKVKEGEDFFASIPQKVTNDTKDVVQNVKQQLQGIERQISEVKGNIPVSALRNISDTLGEAQRYIGMYSQQSERVEMTRWGVCIILSCLVLLVVVCNLLGLFLGPVGLSPKDEPTERSSTADCGGTFLMAGAGLSFLFSWLFMLVVLVLFILGGNVYTLICQPWRSGQLLQFADTPGLIHGFNLGKTLGLKSNLTLTEVYNDCEKNRPLWTTLHLYDLIDLNALLNVSKYTEEIQQHFNSSEIKLSTITLLTHEIRKQLHSFSDKALDVDFSSVTQQINNISSINLDETADRLDQLASVQTGVKLELTQEATDLRAIQFYVNTAVIPQLTRLNSTIDALGVVASHINRTVGDLLSKVGTAQDFLDTNTSQIVKAESRAFLDCQMGYFTAYADWANFTITQQVGLCGPVAEAMDSAEVIVCSNMVQSLNAFWFSLGWCTIFLVPSIIFSINLAKFYRRMKHSDIYDNHIAMNIIPRAQIQPY from the exons aTTTGCTGCTTAATTTATTGGAGGGAAATGACAATGACGACAAGACCATTAAAGAG GTCCTTCTCTATGAAGTTGGTTTCCTAGTGTGTGCGGCTATAGGGATCGTATACATTATCCTGATGCCCCTGGTTGGGTTCTGCCTGGCCTGCTGTCGCTGCTGTGGACACTGTGGAGGACACATGTACCAGAAGCAGACTAAAGCTGTCCACTGTCACAGGAGAGGATTCTACTGGGCGACGCTACTCACCACGCTAGTCATACT CTCAGGGAACATCTGCATGTTCTTCAGCAACCAGGTTCTGAACGGGAGTGTCGAGAACAGCTCTGTAGAACTCAACAATACACTTGACAACCTTCAAACCTACCTCAcagctgtcccacag cAAATTGATAGTGTGCTGATGGAGAGCAATGAGACAGTGGATGAAGTCACCCGAAGCCTCAATA ATATAGGTAATCTGCTGGGCAAGGAGATCCAGAGAAGACTAGAGGGGCCCCTGAAACCTTCCCTGCAGTCTGTCAGAGATATAGCCAATG TGGTGAACAGTACCAGTGTCCTGCTGGTGAGGTTAGACTCTACTCTAACCCAGTTCCAGTCGGATGTATCTGTGGTCCAGGCTAATGTTAGCTCTGTCAGAGACCGCATCAACAGCACACTGAGAAACCCTAACTGTACCGCGTGCTCTACCCATCAGTCAGAGCTACAGAAACTAACATTTGCCACCACTATCGCT gTACCCAGTCTGCGTGAGCTGCAGTCGGCTGTTAATAACGTCACCAAGGCTGATCTAAACTCTAAAGTGAAAGAG ggagaaGACTTCTTTGCCAGTATTCCCCAAAAAGTGACCAATGACACCAAGGACGTGGTACAGA ATGTGAAGCAGCAGCTTCAAGGCATCGAGAGACAAATCTCTGAGGTGAAGGGAAACATCCCTGTCTCTGCCCTCAGAAACATCTCAGACACACTGGGAGAGGCTCAGAGATACATCGGCATGTACTCACAACAgtcagagagggtagagatgaccag GTGGGGTGTGTGTATTATCCTGAGCTGTTTAGTTCTCCTGGTTGTAGTTTGTAACCTCCTGGGTCTGTTTTTGGGTCCGGTTGGGCTGAGCCCAAAGGACGAGCCAACAGAACGATCCAGCACCGCAGACTGTGGAGGAACCTTCCTCATGGC gggtgcaGGGCTAAGTTTCCTGTTTTCCTGGCTCTTCATGCTGGTGGTGTTAGTACTGTTTATACTGGGAGGAAATGTCTACACACTGATCTGCCAGCCCTGGCGCAGTGGACAGCTACTACag tTTGCTGACACTCCGGGCCTGATACATGGCTTCAATTTAGGAAAGACACTGGGTCTGAAGAGCAACCTGACACTCACTGAAGTATACAA TGATTGTGAAAAGAACAGGCCTCTATGGACAACACTCCATCTGTATGATCTCATAGACCTCAATGCTTTGCTCAACGTGTCCAAA TACACAGAAGAGATTCAGCAGCACTTTAATAGTAGTGAGATCAAACTGTCTACCATCACCCTGCTCACCCATGAGATACGCAAACAGCTACACAGCTTCTCTGACAAGGCCCTTGATGTCGACTTCAGCTCTGTCACACAGCAG ATCAACAATATTTCCAGCATTAATCTGGATGAAACAGCAGACAGGCTAGACCAACTTGCTTCTGTTCAA ACCGGTGTTAAATTAGAGCTGACACAGGAGGCTACAGACCTGAGAGCGATCCAGTTCTACGTGAACACTGCCGTCATCCCACAACTG ACTCGTTTGAACTCCACCATAGATGCCCTCGGTGTCGTAGCGTCACATATCAAC cgCACAGTAGGAGATCTGTTGAGTAAAGTGGGAACAGCTCAAGACTTCCTCGACACTAACACTTCACAGATTGTCAAGGCC gagAGTAGGGCGTTCCTAGACTGTCAGATGGGGTACTTCACGGCGTACGCTGACTGGGCTAATTTCACG ATCACTCAACAGGTTGGTCTCTGTGGCCCAGTGGCAGAAGCTATGGACTCAGCTGAGGTTATAGTCTGCTCAAACATGGTGCAATCTCTG aaCGCATTCTGGTTCAGTCTGGGCTGGTGTACGATCTTCCTGGTCCCCAGCATCATCTTCTCCATCAATCTGGCCAAGTTCTACAGGAGAATGAAGCACAGCGATATCTACGA CAACCACATAGCCATGAACATCATCCCCCGAGCCCAAATCCAACCCTACTGA